One region of Halomicrobium sp. LC1Hm genomic DNA includes:
- a CDS encoding PKD domain-containing protein, whose translation MKETRRSFLRNASALSALAIGASASASAANCSGVAEWDASAAYTGGDQVTFDGQLWTAEWWTQGTEPAESEGVWTLEGACGDDGDSGDSGSGVDCSGVQSWASDVAYSGGDQVTFDGSLWTAEWWTEGTEPAESENVWTLEGACDDGGDGDENTAPTASFSADVSTPEPGDSISFDASESSDPDGSIASYEWEFGDGTTATGETVSHSYESAGDYTVTLTVTDDAGATATDSTTISVSSGNAAPDASFTVSPSNPAPDESVSFDAADSSDSDGTIASYEWELGDGTTATGESVSHSYESAGDYTVSLTVTDDAGASDTNETVVSVGDSSGGTEGTTEFAPYNYVFTDPETTLVDHAEQAGNDSVTTAFVLSDGNGNAAWGGEVDQLVGEAGLKSEFQAYQDQGGTIIISFGGAVGTMIAQDTTDIEKIKSEYQSVIDTYGVTHLDFDIESVDEAAVDRRNQALAELQSENPDLKVSYTLRCRTTGLTEHGTYVVENARDNGVDVQYVNVMTMNYGWVRPSASTVKDTANGTHEDLLSIFSDLSSDEAWSMVGITPMIGENNVGGQHRPEDAEEVVSFVEDKGIGLVSFWSLDRDNGDCPDGTVSGKCSGIEQSAYEFAGIYNQVQ comes from the coding sequence ATGAAAGAGACACGACGAAGCTTCCTGCGGAACGCATCAGCACTCTCCGCGCTGGCGATCGGAGCCAGTGCGAGCGCATCGGCAGCAAACTGTAGCGGCGTCGCCGAGTGGGACGCGAGCGCCGCCTACACCGGCGGCGACCAGGTCACCTTCGACGGCCAGCTGTGGACCGCCGAGTGGTGGACACAGGGCACCGAACCCGCCGAGAGCGAGGGCGTCTGGACCCTCGAAGGTGCCTGTGGCGACGACGGCGACAGCGGCGACAGCGGCAGCGGCGTCGACTGCAGCGGCGTCCAGTCGTGGGCGTCGGACGTTGCCTACTCCGGTGGCGACCAGGTCACCTTCGACGGCTCACTGTGGACCGCCGAGTGGTGGACCGAGGGGACCGAACCAGCCGAGAGCGAGAACGTCTGGACGCTGGAAGGGGCCTGCGACGACGGCGGCGACGGCGACGAGAACACCGCGCCGACGGCGTCGTTCTCGGCCGACGTGAGTACGCCCGAACCCGGCGACTCGATCTCCTTCGACGCGAGCGAGTCGAGCGATCCCGACGGCTCGATCGCCAGCTACGAGTGGGAGTTCGGTGACGGAACGACGGCGACCGGAGAGACGGTGAGTCACAGCTACGAGTCGGCCGGCGACTACACCGTGACCCTGACGGTCACCGACGACGCCGGTGCGACGGCGACGGACTCGACGACGATCTCCGTTTCGAGCGGCAACGCCGCTCCGGACGCCTCTTTCACCGTCTCTCCCTCGAACCCGGCACCCGATGAGTCGGTCAGCTTCGACGCGGCCGATTCGAGCGACTCCGATGGGACGATCGCCAGCTACGAGTGGGAACTGGGCGACGGGACGACGGCGACGGGCGAGTCCGTCAGTCACAGCTACGAGTCGGCGGGCGACTACACCGTCTCGCTGACCGTCACCGACGACGCGGGCGCGAGCGACACCAACGAGACGGTCGTCTCGGTCGGCGACAGCTCCGGCGGCACCGAAGGGACGACCGAGTTCGCGCCGTACAACTACGTCTTCACCGATCCGGAGACGACGCTGGTCGATCACGCAGAGCAGGCGGGCAACGACAGCGTCACCACCGCGTTCGTCCTCTCGGACGGGAACGGCAACGCCGCGTGGGGCGGCGAGGTCGACCAGCTCGTCGGCGAGGCCGGACTCAAGTCAGAGTTCCAGGCCTACCAGGATCAGGGCGGAACGATCATCATCTCCTTTGGCGGCGCGGTCGGGACGATGATCGCCCAGGACACGACCGACATCGAGAAGATCAAATCGGAGTACCAGTCCGTGATCGACACGTACGGCGTCACGCACCTGGACTTCGACATCGAGTCCGTCGACGAGGCCGCCGTCGACCGACGCAATCAGGCACTGGCCGAACTCCAGTCGGAGAACCCGGACCTGAAAGTGTCGTACACGCTGCGCTGTCGGACGACCGGCCTGACCGAGCACGGCACGTACGTCGTCGAGAACGCTCGCGACAACGGCGTCGACGTGCAGTACGTCAACGTCATGACGATGAACTACGGCTGGGTCCGTCCGAGTGCGAGCACCGTCAAAGACACCGCGAACGGCACCCACGAGGATCTGCTGTCGATCTTCTCGGATCTGTCCTCGGACGAGGCCTGGAGTATGGTCGGTATCACGCCGATGATCGGAGAGAACAACGTCGGGGGCCAGCACCGGCCCGAGGACGCCGAGGAGGTCGTCTCCTTCGTCGAGGACAAGGGGATCGGCCTCGTCTCGTTCTGGTCGCTGGATCGAGACAACGGCGACTGTCCCGACGGGACCGTCTCGGGCAAGTGCAGCGGCATCGAACAGAGCGCCTACGAGTTCGCAGGCATCTACAACCAGGTGCAGTGA
- a CDS encoding glycosyl hydrolase family 18 protein — protein sequence MQRRNYLQSLSALAGLAGVSAVTAQEEYPAYDSSATYTGGDRVVYEGYVWEAQWWTKGTAPSADEAVWEKVGPADGDDGSDGGSDDGSDGGSSDVPAYDSSTAYSGGDQVTYDGFVWEAEWWTKGTEPAESANVWTKVRAVDDGDNGGDDDDGTTELVADLSVSSQFPDADTSVEFDASGSTSPNSIESYEWDFGDGSSATGQTVTHTFARGQYDVTLTITDADGNTATDSIQITAGRPQLDQQRVVAYWRQWAQYDRGYTPDMIPYDNVTHVQYAFLRPEKDGSLEFLHANGGQDLYGSRFMHNGDAGTFYDGEIEDWRSVGDKAFSAQAKKRDDTKFVASVGGWGDSEYFSPVAQDPAKREKFAQDCVELVESYNLDGIDIDWEYPGGGGCTSESPVCDIDNISQEGDQKKFTLLMQEIRDALDKAAEEDPDRSEPYELTAAVVADPEKAKGLEHGKLSDLCDFVSVMTFDYRGIWSGHTAHHSPLKQNPDNPEPKADTWNASSALSWWEDQGWDPEQLNMAVPFYGRSWSGVQAPDGSGNGKDDGLFQPFKGEGEDASGDGSYPSFGDGGTNLGGIWEYFDLGGDGRQGSNSLNLDSSDWETYFDEEAVASWSYNKSKGLMISHPTEQSIEAKMNWLSQSNYGGTMLWSIGGDTKDGELISTLWNSLNE from the coding sequence ATGCAACGTCGCAACTATCTACAATCGCTTTCGGCGCTGGCCGGTCTGGCCGGCGTCTCAGCGGTAACAGCACAAGAAGAGTATCCGGCGTACGATTCGAGCGCGACCTACACCGGTGGCGATCGAGTCGTCTACGAGGGATACGTCTGGGAAGCACAGTGGTGGACCAAAGGAACGGCACCGAGCGCAGACGAGGCCGTCTGGGAGAAGGTCGGACCTGCCGACGGAGACGACGGTTCCGACGGCGGCTCCGACGACGGCTCCGACGGCGGCAGCAGCGACGTTCCTGCCTACGATTCGAGCACGGCCTATTCGGGCGGCGATCAGGTCACCTACGACGGGTTCGTCTGGGAGGCCGAGTGGTGGACCAAGGGCACCGAACCCGCCGAGAGCGCGAACGTCTGGACGAAGGTCCGCGCCGTCGACGACGGCGACAACGGCGGCGACGACGACGACGGCACGACCGAACTCGTCGCAGATCTCAGCGTCAGCTCGCAGTTCCCTGACGCCGACACGTCCGTCGAGTTCGACGCCTCTGGATCGACATCTCCGAACTCGATCGAGAGCTACGAGTGGGACTTCGGTGACGGATCGAGTGCGACCGGCCAGACAGTCACGCACACGTTCGCGCGCGGCCAGTACGACGTGACGCTGACCATCACGGACGCCGACGGCAACACGGCGACCGACTCGATCCAGATCACGGCCGGTCGACCACAGCTCGACCAGCAGCGCGTCGTCGCCTACTGGCGACAGTGGGCACAGTACGACCGTGGGTACACCCCGGACATGATTCCCTACGACAACGTGACCCACGTCCAGTACGCCTTCCTCCGCCCGGAGAAGGACGGCTCCCTGGAGTTCCTGCACGCCAACGGCGGACAGGACCTCTACGGTTCGCGCTTCATGCACAACGGCGACGCCGGGACGTTCTACGACGGCGAGATCGAAGACTGGCGCTCCGTCGGCGATAAGGCATTCAGTGCGCAGGCCAAGAAACGCGACGACACCAAGTTCGTCGCCTCCGTCGGTGGCTGGGGCGACTCCGAGTACTTCTCGCCGGTCGCTCAGGACCCCGCCAAGCGCGAGAAGTTCGCGCAAGACTGCGTCGAACTCGTCGAGAGTTACAACCTCGACGGCATCGACATCGACTGGGAGTACCCCGGTGGCGGTGGCTGTACCTCCGAATCGCCGGTCTGTGACATCGACAACATCTCCCAGGAGGGCGACCAGAAGAAGTTCACGCTCCTGATGCAGGAGATCCGCGACGCGCTCGACAAGGCCGCAGAGGAAGACCCCGACCGCAGCGAGCCCTACGAGCTGACGGCGGCGGTCGTCGCTGATCCGGAGAAGGCGAAGGGTCTCGAACACGGGAAACTCTCGGATCTCTGTGACTTCGTCAGCGTCATGACCTTCGACTACCGCGGCATCTGGAGCGGTCACACCGCCCACCACTCGCCGCTGAAGCAGAACCCCGACAACCCAGAGCCCAAAGCCGACACCTGGAACGCCTCCAGCGCGCTCTCCTGGTGGGAAGATCAGGGCTGGGACCCCGAACAGCTCAACATGGCCGTGCCGTTCTACGGCCGGAGCTGGAGCGGCGTGCAGGCACCCGACGGTTCGGGCAACGGCAAGGACGACGGCCTCTTCCAGCCCTTCAAGGGCGAGGGCGAGGACGCCAGCGGGGACGGTTCCTACCCGAGCTTCGGTGACGGCGGAACCAACCTCGGCGGTATCTGGGAGTACTTCGACCTCGGCGGCGACGGTCGCCAGGGGAGCAACTCCCTCAACCTCGACAGCAGCGACTGGGAGACCTACTTCGACGAGGAAGCAGTTGCCTCCTGGAGCTACAACAAGAGCAAGGGACTGATGATCAGTCATCCGACCGAGCAGTCCATCGAGGCGAAGATGAACTGGCTCTCACAGAGCAACTACGGCGGGACGATGCTGTGGTCGATCGGCGGCGACACGAAGGACGGCGAGCTGATCAGCACGCTGTGGAACTCGCTCAACGAATAG
- a CDS encoding glycosyl hydrolase family 18 protein: MLQKATALSALAVGASATATAADCSGVSEWDSGATYTGGDQVTYDGALWTAEWWTSGTQPAEDASAWTKEGACGDTGDGSNGSGVDCSSASAWDSSTAYSGGDQVTYDSKLWTAEWWTKGTEPAESENVWTLEGACGDGGDDGDGGDGGDGDENQSPEASFTVSPSSPEPGEEVTLDASGSSDPDGDSLSYEWDIETVGTVEGAENSLTFDEAGDYEVTLTVTDAEGASSSVTETLSVMPAPDGPDDEFKVIGYYPGWKATPEYDYYPEDIPFDKVTHVQYAFLGVDAEKAVPTIMSDQDRENLERFKELKDGAASDTKITLSIGGWADSTGFSEIAATESNRQSFADRCVEILRKYNLDGIDIDWEHPGSSQGKCQCGSNKDYETHVDLLQALRDTLDAAAQEDGKYYELSIANGGSDWNAGGLRHGDIGEICDFASIMAYDFTGSWMDVVGQNAPLYGDSHPTENSQYGETYTAQYFVEYSVDKLYAGDHGETGYWPGQWEYPPAEPAEYDELVLGLPFYGRGFNGTEMYGSYSGLPKGTWHDQLEDGADPTGAFDFGDLEENIEGADGWTKKRHDPGAVPYIVNEDEETIISYDDEQAIEEKVKFAKERGMQGVMFWELSQDWNETLLDTINRTA, translated from the coding sequence ATGCTACAGAAGGCAACGGCTCTGTCGGCACTGGCAGTCGGTGCCAGTGCGACCGCAACAGCAGCAGACTGCAGTGGCGTCTCCGAGTGGGACTCGGGGGCCACCTACACCGGCGGCGACCAGGTCACCTACGACGGTGCGCTCTGGACCGCCGAGTGGTGGACCAGTGGCACCCAGCCGGCCGAGGACGCCTCGGCCTGGACCAAGGAAGGTGCCTGTGGCGATACCGGCGACGGCAGCAACGGCAGCGGCGTCGACTGTTCGAGCGCCTCGGCGTGGGATTCGAGCACCGCCTATTCGGGCGGCGATCAGGTCACCTACGACAGCAAGCTCTGGACTGCCGAGTGGTGGACCAAGGGTACCGAACCCGCCGAGAGCGAGAACGTCTGGACCCTCGAGGGGGCCTGTGGCGACGGCGGCGACGATGGCGACGGCGGCGACGGCGGCGACGGCGACGAGAACCAGTCGCCCGAAGCCTCCTTCACCGTCTCGCCGTCCTCGCCCGAGCCGGGTGAGGAGGTGACCCTCGACGCCAGCGGGTCCTCCGATCCCGACGGGGACTCCCTGAGCTACGAGTGGGACATCGAGACCGTCGGCACCGTCGAAGGTGCGGAGAACTCGCTGACCTTCGACGAGGCCGGAGACTACGAGGTCACGCTGACGGTCACGGACGCCGAGGGCGCGTCCAGCTCCGTCACCGAGACGCTCTCGGTCATGCCGGCACCGGACGGCCCCGACGACGAGTTCAAGGTCATCGGTTACTACCCCGGCTGGAAGGCCACGCCGGAGTACGACTACTACCCCGAGGACATCCCCTTCGACAAGGTCACGCACGTCCAGTACGCGTTCCTCGGCGTCGACGCAGAGAAGGCAGTGCCGACGATCATGAGCGACCAGGACCGCGAGAACCTCGAGCGGTTCAAGGAGCTCAAGGACGGAGCGGCCTCCGACACCAAGATCACGCTCTCGATCGGTGGCTGGGCGGACTCGACCGGCTTCTCCGAGATCGCCGCGACCGAGAGCAACCGACAGTCCTTCGCCGACCGGTGTGTCGAGATCCTCCGGAAGTACAACCTCGACGGTATCGACATCGACTGGGAACACCCCGGTAGCTCCCAGGGCAAGTGCCAGTGTGGGAGCAACAAGGACTACGAGACCCACGTCGACCTCCTGCAGGCGCTGCGCGACACGCTCGATGCAGCCGCCCAGGAAGACGGCAAGTACTACGAGCTATCCATCGCCAACGGTGGCTCGGACTGGAACGCCGGTGGCCTCCGCCACGGCGACATCGGCGAGATCTGTGACTTCGCCTCCATCATGGCCTACGACTTCACGGGCTCGTGGATGGACGTCGTGGGGCAGAACGCGCCGCTGTACGGCGACTCCCACCCCACGGAGAACAGCCAGTACGGCGAGACCTACACCGCCCAGTACTTCGTCGAGTACTCGGTCGACAAGCTCTACGCCGGCGACCACGGCGAGACGGGCTACTGGCCCGGTCAGTGGGAGTACCCGCCGGCCGAGCCCGCCGAGTACGACGAACTGGTCCTCGGGCTGCCGTTCTACGGCCGCGGCTTCAACGGCACCGAGATGTACGGCAGCTACAGCGGCCTCCCGAAGGGCACGTGGCACGACCAGCTCGAAGACGGCGCTGACCCGACCGGCGCGTTCGACTTCGGTGACCTCGAAGAGAACATCGAGGGCGCGGACGGCTGGACGAAGAAGCGCCACGACCCCGGTGCGGTCCCCTACATCGTCAACGAGGACGAAGAGACGATCATCAGCTACGACGACGAACAGGCCATCGAAGAGAAGGTCAAGTTCGCCAAAGAGCGTGGCATGCAGGGCGTCATGTTCTGGGAGCTCTCCCAGGACTGGAACGAGACGCTGCTCGACACGATCAACCGGACCGCGTAG
- a CDS encoding PKD domain-containing protein — MKQTRRNILRKASALTALGIGASGIAAGADCSSVPEWDADTTYTGGDQVTYDGALWTAEWWTQDEPSESANVWTREGACGGSGGDGGDDGGDDSDSANCDGYPQYDSGATYTGGDRVIYDGRLWEAEWWTSGTEPAESQNVWTLVGTCGNFAPTAVASASPSSPEIGETVTFDGSDSADQDGSITSYEWRFDDGTTETGETVTRSYDAKGEYTATLTVTDDAGATASDSVSVAVGDTGGGSEKEDDVFAPYQGTWGSLVDGTLNVDTDRVVVSFVGDATDDGEVNPGWLTSGGQRPLTNYTDEIQTLQDNGIEVWVAIGGWDGRTVARDATDATELKNVYADILDTLGVTHLDIDDENANEAGRDGSVYEIRNEALAMLQDERPEVKISYTVPAGQGGIENRNYSPAKDMVSDAVEKGIDLSYVNIMTMGFSGDYTSIIPSAGQGTVDWLANVYPDKSEQERWEMLGVTPNVGEDNFTTDDANAIVDWAENEDLGLLSFWALYKSSAAEQAEIFATFESDED, encoded by the coding sequence ATGAAACAGACACGACGGAACATTCTACGGAAAGCATCGGCACTGACAGCACTCGGTATCGGAGCCAGCGGCATCGCGGCTGGCGCAGACTGCAGTAGCGTCCCGGAGTGGGACGCCGACACCACCTACACCGGCGGCGACCAGGTCACCTACGACGGTGCGCTCTGGACCGCCGAGTGGTGGACCCAGGACGAGCCGTCCGAGAGCGCCAACGTCTGGACGCGAGAGGGCGCTTGTGGCGGGAGCGGCGGCGACGGCGGCGACGACGGCGGCGACGACAGTGACAGCGCGAACTGCGACGGGTACCCCCAGTACGATTCGGGAGCGACCTACACCGGTGGCGACAGAGTGATCTACGACGGTCGACTCTGGGAGGCCGAGTGGTGGACCAGCGGGACCGAACCCGCCGAGAGCCAGAACGTCTGGACGCTGGTAGGCACGTGTGGGAACTTCGCTCCCACTGCGGTCGCCTCGGCCTCGCCCTCCTCGCCGGAGATCGGCGAGACGGTTACCTTCGACGGCTCCGACTCTGCCGATCAGGACGGCTCGATCACGAGCTACGAGTGGCGCTTCGACGACGGCACCACCGAGACGGGCGAGACCGTCACCAGAAGCTACGACGCGAAAGGCGAGTACACGGCGACGCTGACCGTCACCGACGACGCTGGCGCGACCGCCAGCGACTCCGTGAGCGTCGCGGTCGGCGACACCGGTGGCGGCTCCGAGAAGGAAGACGACGTGTTCGCGCCCTACCAGGGCACGTGGGGAAGCCTCGTCGACGGGACGCTGAACGTCGACACCGATCGTGTCGTCGTTTCGTTCGTCGGCGACGCGACCGACGACGGCGAGGTCAACCCCGGCTGGCTCACCTCCGGCGGGCAGCGTCCGCTCACCAACTACACCGACGAGATTCAGACGCTTCAGGACAACGGCATCGAGGTCTGGGTCGCTATCGGTGGCTGGGACGGCCGCACCGTCGCGCGGGACGCGACCGACGCGACGGAGCTCAAGAACGTCTACGCCGACATCCTCGACACGCTCGGGGTCACCCACCTCGACATCGACGACGAGAACGCCAACGAAGCAGGCCGTGACGGCAGCGTCTACGAGATCCGCAACGAGGCGCTCGCGATGTTGCAAGACGAGCGCCCCGAAGTGAAGATCTCCTACACCGTCCCGGCCGGACAGGGCGGCATCGAGAACCGCAACTACTCGCCCGCCAAGGACATGGTCAGCGACGCCGTCGAGAAGGGAATCGACCTGTCCTACGTCAACATCATGACCATGGGCTTCTCGGGCGACTACACCTCGATCATCCCCTCGGCCGGACAGGGGACCGTCGACTGGCTGGCCAACGTCTACCCGGACAAATCCGAGCAGGAACGCTGGGAGATGCTGGGTGTGACGCCGAACGTCGGCGAGGACAACTTCACGACCGACGACGCCAACGCCATCGTCGACTGGGCCGAAAACGAGGATCTCGGACTGCTGAGCTTCTGGGCGCTGTACAAGTCCAGTGCTGCCGAGCAGGCGGAGATCTTCGCGACGTTCGAGTCCGACGAGGACTGA
- a CDS encoding ferritin-like domain-containing protein, whose translation MSLQRPVGSDHQLARLLQIGVVLEEVVEARADKHASVSADLDPAVERLLDHAAEESEQHRRALEELIAELDAETVPFDEIQTLVEAQYESDDEFDGVLYDQLCNEETAYKFYDDLIEAIETSETDFSIDRDRLLSTLERIRDEEADGVEEVTELMEERE comes from the coding sequence GTGAGCCTCCAGCGGCCAGTCGGCTCCGATCACCAGCTCGCACGGCTGCTCCAGATCGGCGTCGTCCTCGAAGAGGTCGTCGAGGCCCGCGCCGACAAGCACGCCAGCGTCTCGGCGGATCTCGATCCCGCGGTCGAACGACTGCTGGACCACGCCGCCGAAGAGTCCGAACAGCACCGACGCGCCCTCGAAGAGCTGATCGCCGAACTGGACGCCGAGACGGTGCCGTTCGACGAGATCCAGACGCTCGTCGAGGCCCAGTACGAGAGCGACGACGAGTTCGACGGCGTCCTCTACGATCAGCTGTGTAACGAGGAGACTGCGTACAAGTTCTACGACGACCTGATCGAAGCGATCGAAACCTCCGAGACCGATTTCAGTATCGACCGAGATCGGCTCCTCTCGACGCTCGAACGCATCCGCGACGAGGAAGCAGACGGCGTCGAAGAAGTGACCGAACTCATGGAGGAACGCGAATGA
- a CDS encoding metal-dependent transcriptional regulator, translating into MNTANQYLKAIYLVQEQEDGPASTGDVADMLEVSPASANEMIGKLEEQDLLEHEKYKGVDLTDEGIHRAREALQNYCIIERFLLEVLEVEEFRGEAKQLEGVIDETVAERLDTIIDREPQCPDCFDAEDDVCGLIELEAEASD; encoded by the coding sequence GTGAACACCGCTAACCAGTATCTGAAAGCCATCTACCTCGTCCAGGAACAGGAGGACGGCCCAGCATCGACCGGTGACGTGGCCGACATGCTCGAAGTCAGCCCGGCCAGTGCCAACGAGATGATCGGCAAGCTCGAAGAGCAAGACCTCCTCGAACACGAGAAGTACAAGGGCGTCGACCTCACGGACGAGGGGATCCACCGCGCTCGCGAGGCGCTCCAGAACTACTGCATCATCGAGCGGTTTCTCCTCGAAGTGCTCGAAGTCGAGGAGTTCCGCGGCGAGGCAAAGCAACTGGAGGGCGTCATCGACGAGACCGTCGCCGAGCGACTGGACACGATCATCGACCGGGAACCGCAGTGTCCGGACTGTTTCGACGCCGAAGACGACGTGTGCGGACTGATCGAACTGGAAGCCGAGGCGTCCGACTAG
- a CDS encoding aminotransferase class IV — translation MQYHVNGDLVPASEASVSVRDRGFQYGDAAFETIRAYGGVPFEWTAHRERLQRTAETLGFGDAVPDDLRDRVEETLVANDLDDAYVKLSVTRGVQPGKLTPDETVDPSIVVVVRELPRGGTEGESVWDDPADVQTVKTRRVPDAALSADAKTHNYLNGILARLELRRAATDRFQADEALLRDTDGNVVEGATSNLFFVTEAGLRTPASELDLLPGVTRSVVMELADAEDFPVETGTYTVDDVREADEAFLTNSTWEIRPVATVDGIDVGTGPMTKLLQRLYDERVESECYE, via the coding sequence ATGCAATACCACGTAAACGGCGATCTCGTTCCGGCGAGCGAAGCGAGCGTCTCCGTCAGAGACCGCGGCTTCCAGTACGGTGACGCGGCCTTCGAGACGATCAGAGCCTACGGCGGCGTTCCCTTCGAGTGGACGGCCCACCGCGAGCGCCTCCAGCGGACCGCCGAGACGCTCGGCTTCGGCGACGCAGTGCCCGACGACCTCCGGGACCGCGTCGAGGAGACGCTCGTCGCCAACGACCTCGACGACGCCTACGTCAAACTCTCTGTCACCCGCGGCGTCCAGCCCGGGAAGTTGACGCCCGACGAGACGGTCGATCCGTCGATCGTCGTCGTCGTCCGCGAGCTTCCACGCGGCGGGACCGAGGGCGAGTCAGTCTGGGACGATCCGGCGGACGTACAGACGGTCAAGACCCGACGGGTGCCCGACGCGGCGCTTTCGGCCGACGCCAAGACCCACAACTACCTCAACGGAATCCTCGCTCGGCTGGAACTGCGCCGCGCCGCGACCGACCGGTTCCAGGCCGACGAGGCGCTGTTGCGCGACACCGACGGCAACGTCGTCGAGGGTGCCACCAGCAACCTCTTTTTCGTCACCGAGGCCGGCCTGCGAACGCCCGCCAGCGAACTGGACCTGCTGCCCGGCGTCACTCGCTCGGTCGTGATGGAACTGGCCGACGCCGAGGACTTCCCCGTCGAGACCGGGACGTACACCGTCGACGACGTTCGCGAGGCAGACGAGGCGTTCCTGACGAACTCGACGTGGGAGATCCGGCCCGTCGCCACCGTCGACGGCATCGACGTGGGCACCGGACCGATGACGAAGCTCCTCCAGCGGCTCTACGACGAACGCGTCGAAAGCGAGTGCTACGAGTAG
- a CDS encoding aminodeoxychorismate/anthranilate synthase component II yields MSVAPTILVIDNYDSFAYNLVQYVGEVVERLGGGPDDVLVRRNDAVSIAEIERLDPDGIVVSPGPGTPEAAGVSMPVFSRLRYPTLGVCLGHQALCSANGAEVGHAESVVHGKSSTVTHDGTGVFADLPDPFEVGRYHSLAVERTALPDVLEETAATVSATDGDAGDDAEGDRRIVMGVRHRERPHVGVQFHPESILTDGGKTMIENFCLQCNTT; encoded by the coding sequence ATGAGCGTCGCGCCGACGATTCTGGTGATCGACAACTACGACTCCTTCGCCTACAACCTCGTCCAGTACGTCGGCGAGGTCGTCGAACGCCTCGGCGGCGGTCCCGACGACGTGCTCGTCCGGCGCAACGACGCGGTCTCGATCGCGGAGATCGAACGCCTCGACCCGGACGGAATCGTGGTCTCGCCCGGCCCCGGAACCCCCGAGGCGGCCGGCGTCTCGATGCCGGTCTTCTCGCGGCTCCGGTACCCGACGCTCGGGGTCTGTCTGGGCCACCAGGCGCTGTGTAGCGCCAACGGTGCCGAGGTGGGTCACGCGGAGTCGGTCGTCCACGGCAAGTCCTCGACGGTCACCCACGACGGGACGGGCGTGTTCGCGGACCTGCCCGATCCCTTCGAGGTCGGTCGCTACCACTCTCTGGCCGTCGAGCGAACCGCACTGCCCGACGTGCTCGAAGAGACCGCGGCCACGGTTTCTGCGACCGACGGGGACGCCGGAGACGACGCCGAGGGCGACCGCCGCATCGTCATGGGCGTGCGCCACCGCGAGCGGCCCCACGTCGGCGTCCAGTTCCACCCCGAGAGCATCCTCACCGACGGTGGCAAGACGATGATCGAGAACTTCTGTCTCCAATGCAATACCACGTAA